Proteins found in one Aphelocoma coerulescens isolate FSJ_1873_10779 chromosome 27, UR_Acoe_1.0, whole genome shotgun sequence genomic segment:
- the CCDC47 gene encoding PAT complex subunit CCDC47 isoform X2, with product MFSNSLGILTVKLLECGQAVKMKHLYIFIAVLFIPWSFSLAKYDEFEDGDDILEYDDNDFAEFEDVNEDTVTESPQRIITTEDDEEEATVELEGQDENQEDFDDADTQEGDTESEPYDDEEFEGYEEKPDASHSKNKDPITIVNVPAHLQNSWESYYMEILMVTGLLAYIMNYIIGKNKNNRLAHAWFNTHRELLESNFALVGDDGTNKEATSTGKLNQENEHIYNLWCSGRVCCEGMLIQLKFLKRQDLLNVLARMMRPASDQVQIKVTMNDEDMDTYVFAVGTRKALVRLQKEMQDLSEFCSDKPKSGAKYGLPDSLAILSEMGEVTEGMMDAKMIHFLTHYADKIESVQFSDQFSGPKLMQEEGQLTKLPETKKTLLFTFNVPGSGNTSPKDMESLLPLMSMVIYSIDKAKKFRLNREGKQKADKNRARVEENFLKLTHVQRQEAAQSRREEKKRAEKERIMNEEDPEKQRRLEEAALRREQKKLEKKQMKMKQIKVKAM from the exons tgaaaatgAAGCACTTATATATTTTTATCGCTGTCCTGTTCATTCCGTGGAGCTTTTCTTTGGCAAAGTATGATGAATTTGAGGATGGAGATGACATTTTGGAATATGATGATAATGACTTTGCTGAATTTGAAGATGTGAATGAAGATACAGTCACAGAGTCTCCTCAGAGGATCATCACTACAGAAGACGATGAAGAAGAAGCCACTGTAGAGCTTGAAGGTCAGGATGAAAATCAGGAAGACTTTGATGATGCAGACACACAG GAAGGTGACACTGAAAGTGAACCATATGATGATGAGGAGTTTGAAGGGTATGAAGAGAAACCAGATGCATCTCATAGCAAAAATAAAGACCCCATAACAATAGTTAAT GTCCCTGCTCACCTTCAAAACAGCTGGGAGAGTTACTACATGGAGATCCTGATGGTAACAGGTCTCCTGGCTTACATCATGAACTACATCATTGGGAAGAACAAAAACAACCGCCTGGCTCATGCTTGGTTCAACACTCACAGGGAGCTGCTAGAAAGTAACTTTGCTCTTGTTG GGGATGATGGCACTAATAAAGAAGCTACAAGCACTGGGAAACTAAATCAAGAAAATGAACACATATATAACTTGTGGTGCTCTGGAAGGGTGTGCTGTGAAGGAATGCTCATCCAGTTAAAG TTTCTCAAGAGACAGGACCTGCTGAACGTCCTGGcgcgcatgatgaggccggcGTCGGACCAAGTG CAAATAAAAGTGACAATGAATGATGAAGATATGGATACGTATGTGTTTGCTGTTGGAACCAGAAAAGCACTGGTGAGACTTCAGAAAGAGATGCAGGACCTG AGTGAATTCTGCAGTGATAAACCTAAGTCTGGTGCAAAATATGGGCTTCCAGATTCGCTGGCTATTTTGTCAGAGATGGGAGAGGTCACAGAGGGAATGATGGACGCTAAG ATGATCCATTTCCTCACACACTACGCTGACAAGATTGAGTCTGTCCAATTCTCGGACCAGTTCTCCGGTCCAAAACTTATGCAAGA GGAGGGCCAGCTTACAAAACTGCCCGAAACGAAAAAGACACTTCTGTTTACATTTAATG TGCCTGGTTCAGGCAACACTTCCCCAAAGGACATGGAGTCTCTGCTGCCTCTGATGAGCATGGTTATCTACTCCATTGACAAAGCAAAGAAGTTCCGGCTGAACAGAGAA GGTAAACAAAAAGCTGACAAGAACAGGGCTCGGGTGGAAGAGAACTTCCTCAAGCTGACCCACGTGCAGAGACAGGAGGCTGCCCAGTCCCGCCGAGAGGAGAAGAAACGGGCGGAGAAGGAGCGAATCATGAATGAAGAAGATCCTGAGAAGCAGCGTCGGCTGGAG GAAGCTGCTCTGCGGCGTGAGCAGAAGAAGCTTGAGAAGAAGCAGATGAAGATGAAGCAAATCAAAGTGAAAGCCATGTGA
- the CCDC47 gene encoding PAT complex subunit CCDC47 isoform X1, translating into MSLTAEPDAADPLCLVVECSWGVIAAFFGPWRRSPQPEWEVGTVLNSSRRGRKLRAKKVKMKHLYIFIAVLFIPWSFSLAKYDEFEDGDDILEYDDNDFAEFEDVNEDTVTESPQRIITTEDDEEEATVELEGQDENQEDFDDADTQEGDTESEPYDDEEFEGYEEKPDASHSKNKDPITIVNVPAHLQNSWESYYMEILMVTGLLAYIMNYIIGKNKNNRLAHAWFNTHRELLESNFALVGDDGTNKEATSTGKLNQENEHIYNLWCSGRVCCEGMLIQLKFLKRQDLLNVLARMMRPASDQVQIKVTMNDEDMDTYVFAVGTRKALVRLQKEMQDLSEFCSDKPKSGAKYGLPDSLAILSEMGEVTEGMMDAKMIHFLTHYADKIESVQFSDQFSGPKLMQEEGQLTKLPETKKTLLFTFNVPGSGNTSPKDMESLLPLMSMVIYSIDKAKKFRLNREGKQKADKNRARVEENFLKLTHVQRQEAAQSRREEKKRAEKERIMNEEDPEKQRRLEEAALRREQKKLEKKQMKMKQIKVKAM; encoded by the exons AGGAAGCTGAGGGCAAAAAAAG tgaaaatgAAGCACTTATATATTTTTATCGCTGTCCTGTTCATTCCGTGGAGCTTTTCTTTGGCAAAGTATGATGAATTTGAGGATGGAGATGACATTTTGGAATATGATGATAATGACTTTGCTGAATTTGAAGATGTGAATGAAGATACAGTCACAGAGTCTCCTCAGAGGATCATCACTACAGAAGACGATGAAGAAGAAGCCACTGTAGAGCTTGAAGGTCAGGATGAAAATCAGGAAGACTTTGATGATGCAGACACACAG GAAGGTGACACTGAAAGTGAACCATATGATGATGAGGAGTTTGAAGGGTATGAAGAGAAACCAGATGCATCTCATAGCAAAAATAAAGACCCCATAACAATAGTTAAT GTCCCTGCTCACCTTCAAAACAGCTGGGAGAGTTACTACATGGAGATCCTGATGGTAACAGGTCTCCTGGCTTACATCATGAACTACATCATTGGGAAGAACAAAAACAACCGCCTGGCTCATGCTTGGTTCAACACTCACAGGGAGCTGCTAGAAAGTAACTTTGCTCTTGTTG GGGATGATGGCACTAATAAAGAAGCTACAAGCACTGGGAAACTAAATCAAGAAAATGAACACATATATAACTTGTGGTGCTCTGGAAGGGTGTGCTGTGAAGGAATGCTCATCCAGTTAAAG TTTCTCAAGAGACAGGACCTGCTGAACGTCCTGGcgcgcatgatgaggccggcGTCGGACCAAGTG CAAATAAAAGTGACAATGAATGATGAAGATATGGATACGTATGTGTTTGCTGTTGGAACCAGAAAAGCACTGGTGAGACTTCAGAAAGAGATGCAGGACCTG AGTGAATTCTGCAGTGATAAACCTAAGTCTGGTGCAAAATATGGGCTTCCAGATTCGCTGGCTATTTTGTCAGAGATGGGAGAGGTCACAGAGGGAATGATGGACGCTAAG ATGATCCATTTCCTCACACACTACGCTGACAAGATTGAGTCTGTCCAATTCTCGGACCAGTTCTCCGGTCCAAAACTTATGCAAGA GGAGGGCCAGCTTACAAAACTGCCCGAAACGAAAAAGACACTTCTGTTTACATTTAATG TGCCTGGTTCAGGCAACACTTCCCCAAAGGACATGGAGTCTCTGCTGCCTCTGATGAGCATGGTTATCTACTCCATTGACAAAGCAAAGAAGTTCCGGCTGAACAGAGAA GGTAAACAAAAAGCTGACAAGAACAGGGCTCGGGTGGAAGAGAACTTCCTCAAGCTGACCCACGTGCAGAGACAGGAGGCTGCCCAGTCCCGCCGAGAGGAGAAGAAACGGGCGGAGAAGGAGCGAATCATGAATGAAGAAGATCCTGAGAAGCAGCGTCGGCTGGAG GAAGCTGCTCTGCGGCGTGAGCAGAAGAAGCTTGAGAAGAAGCAGATGAAGATGAAGCAAATCAAAGTGAAAGCCATGTGA
- the CCDC47 gene encoding PAT complex subunit CCDC47 isoform X3, translated as MKHLYIFIAVLFIPWSFSLAKYDEFEDGDDILEYDDNDFAEFEDVNEDTVTESPQRIITTEDDEEEATVELEGQDENQEDFDDADTQEGDTESEPYDDEEFEGYEEKPDASHSKNKDPITIVNVPAHLQNSWESYYMEILMVTGLLAYIMNYIIGKNKNNRLAHAWFNTHRELLESNFALVGDDGTNKEATSTGKLNQENEHIYNLWCSGRVCCEGMLIQLKFLKRQDLLNVLARMMRPASDQVQIKVTMNDEDMDTYVFAVGTRKALVRLQKEMQDLSEFCSDKPKSGAKYGLPDSLAILSEMGEVTEGMMDAKMIHFLTHYADKIESVQFSDQFSGPKLMQEEGQLTKLPETKKTLLFTFNVPGSGNTSPKDMESLLPLMSMVIYSIDKAKKFRLNREGKQKADKNRARVEENFLKLTHVQRQEAAQSRREEKKRAEKERIMNEEDPEKQRRLEEAALRREQKKLEKKQMKMKQIKVKAM; from the exons atgAAGCACTTATATATTTTTATCGCTGTCCTGTTCATTCCGTGGAGCTTTTCTTTGGCAAAGTATGATGAATTTGAGGATGGAGATGACATTTTGGAATATGATGATAATGACTTTGCTGAATTTGAAGATGTGAATGAAGATACAGTCACAGAGTCTCCTCAGAGGATCATCACTACAGAAGACGATGAAGAAGAAGCCACTGTAGAGCTTGAAGGTCAGGATGAAAATCAGGAAGACTTTGATGATGCAGACACACAG GAAGGTGACACTGAAAGTGAACCATATGATGATGAGGAGTTTGAAGGGTATGAAGAGAAACCAGATGCATCTCATAGCAAAAATAAAGACCCCATAACAATAGTTAAT GTCCCTGCTCACCTTCAAAACAGCTGGGAGAGTTACTACATGGAGATCCTGATGGTAACAGGTCTCCTGGCTTACATCATGAACTACATCATTGGGAAGAACAAAAACAACCGCCTGGCTCATGCTTGGTTCAACACTCACAGGGAGCTGCTAGAAAGTAACTTTGCTCTTGTTG GGGATGATGGCACTAATAAAGAAGCTACAAGCACTGGGAAACTAAATCAAGAAAATGAACACATATATAACTTGTGGTGCTCTGGAAGGGTGTGCTGTGAAGGAATGCTCATCCAGTTAAAG TTTCTCAAGAGACAGGACCTGCTGAACGTCCTGGcgcgcatgatgaggccggcGTCGGACCAAGTG CAAATAAAAGTGACAATGAATGATGAAGATATGGATACGTATGTGTTTGCTGTTGGAACCAGAAAAGCACTGGTGAGACTTCAGAAAGAGATGCAGGACCTG AGTGAATTCTGCAGTGATAAACCTAAGTCTGGTGCAAAATATGGGCTTCCAGATTCGCTGGCTATTTTGTCAGAGATGGGAGAGGTCACAGAGGGAATGATGGACGCTAAG ATGATCCATTTCCTCACACACTACGCTGACAAGATTGAGTCTGTCCAATTCTCGGACCAGTTCTCCGGTCCAAAACTTATGCAAGA GGAGGGCCAGCTTACAAAACTGCCCGAAACGAAAAAGACACTTCTGTTTACATTTAATG TGCCTGGTTCAGGCAACACTTCCCCAAAGGACATGGAGTCTCTGCTGCCTCTGATGAGCATGGTTATCTACTCCATTGACAAAGCAAAGAAGTTCCGGCTGAACAGAGAA GGTAAACAAAAAGCTGACAAGAACAGGGCTCGGGTGGAAGAGAACTTCCTCAAGCTGACCCACGTGCAGAGACAGGAGGCTGCCCAGTCCCGCCGAGAGGAGAAGAAACGGGCGGAGAAGGAGCGAATCATGAATGAAGAAGATCCTGAGAAGCAGCGTCGGCTGGAG GAAGCTGCTCTGCGGCGTGAGCAGAAGAAGCTTGAGAAGAAGCAGATGAAGATGAAGCAAATCAAAGTGAAAGCCATGTGA